The genomic region GATGCCAAGGTAGTCTCCGCGGTTGACGCTGAAGCAGACGTCCTGGAGGGCCTCGCTGCCGTGATAGCCGGCGCAGAGATTCTGTACGCTCAGTGCCTTGTCCCTCATTGCAGCCCCGTCTTCAGGTTCTTCAGGTTCTCATCCATGAGCGAGATGAAGCTGACGCCGCGCGCCAGGTCGTCCCTGGTGACGTTGTGCCCCGCCCGCAGCATGAGCACCTTCGCTCCGGTCTCGCGAGCGATGGTTTCGGCCACCCTCGGGCTCAACAGCTCCTCGGTGTAGACGTAGTGCAGGTTTTCGCGGCGCATGATCTGCACCAGTTCCGCAAGTTTCGCCGGGGTCGGCTCGGCGTCGGCGTTCACCGCCGAGGCGGAGATGTATTTCAGCCCGTAATGCCTCGCCAGGTAGCCGAAGGCGTAGTGGCCGCCATGCAAGAGGACCTTCTTGGGGCATTGCGCCAGGGTCTGCCGGAAACGCTCGTCGAGCGCGGAGAGATCCGCGATGAGCTTCGCCGCGTTCTGCTGGTAGTACGCCTTGTTGGCCGGGTCCCGCCCGATGAATGCGTCCTGGATGTTGCGCGCGATCACCTGGGCGTTGCCGAAATCGAGCCAGACGTGGGGGTCGGCCTGGGCGTGCGCCTCGTGGTGGGGGTCGTACGGGTCCGGTTCGGGGGGCTGCAGCGCGATTCCCTTGCTCCCCTCCACGATCCCGACCTTCCCCCGGTCTATGGCGTTGACGATCGACGAGGCCCACGGCTCCATCACCGGGTTGGTGTAGATGAAGAGGTCGGCGCGGTTGACACGCACCACGTCCTCCGGGCGGGGTTCGAAGCTGTGCGGCTCCGTGCCCGGGGGGAGCAGCAGGGTGACCTGCGCCTTTTCCCCGCCGATCCTCTTGGCGAAGTCGTAGAGCGGAAACAGCGTGGTCACGACCTGGAGCCTGTCGTCACTTTCTTGCTGCCTGCTGCAGCCGGCAGCGACCAGGGCCAGAAGTAGCATCAGCATCAATAAGCGTTTCACGCGGCCACCCCCTTGTCGGCGCAGCCGCGGCAAAGGCCGTTCAGCTGCAGAATGTGGGAAAGCACTTTTCCTCCGTTTTTCAGGCTCACCTCGCGCTCCAGCGCCTCGATCCCGCAGGAGGGGATGTCCTCCACCTTGCGGCAGGAGAGGCAGACGAAGTGATGATGATGCTCCTGGTTGCTGCAAAAGTAGTAATAGAGTTGACGGTTGGGATGGATCACCTTGGAAAGGATGCCGCTGGCCGCCAGTTCCTCCAGGATCCGGTAGACCGTGGGAAGCCCCACGCGGTCGAACCTGTCGCGCAGCCGCTTCCAGAGTTCCTCGGGGCTCGCGTAACCGTGCTCCGCCTCAAGCAACGCCAGTATTGCCAGCCGTTTCGGTGTGGCCTTCATGTTGAACTGCTTCAGTGCCACTGCGTGACGCTGCTCCATGGCCTTCCTCTAAATGGAAATGATTTCGCTTTAGGATAGCCACCCGCCTCGCTATGTCAAGGCAAAAGTTCTATTCATTGTAATTAAAGGTTTTTTCGCGTATTTTCCGGTGGCATCTCCGTCATATCACTCCGCGACTCCGGGCTTTGACGTAGACGGGCGCAGACATATTAGAATATTGAAACTTCGGGCTACAACGATATTAACTACTTGCTTTCATTACGGTGTAGCCCCGGAATATTGGCTCCCGACTTGCATCATTAAACGAATATCAGACTGTGATGTTATTAAATGGGCGGGGCACATGCAAAACGAGACCTGCAACTACAGGGACTATTTCCATGCAGGGCAAAAGGCAAGGGTAGAGATGGCGCTTGCCGGGGACCGGGTGTTCAATGACGGCGCCATAGTCACTTCGGTACACGACACCGAGATACGCCTGCGTCTTTTCCGGGAAAGGCTCCCCGCAGACGTGCATCTGCACCAGGCGCCGCTTGTGGTGCGGGTCGGGGCAAGCGGCAACAGCTACCGCTGTAATGGCGTGGTACTGGGCGACTTGACGGAAGAGGAACTCCGGGTCGAGTTCGTCGACCGCGTAACCCCCGAGGACCAACGGGAATACTTCCGGCTTAACACCGAGATCCCGGTGATACTGTTCAACGTCACCGCCGGCACCGCGGAGGAGAGCGGCTCGGGCGGGCTGAGGGTCGCGGCGCAGGACAGCCTGCCGCGCATCGTCAACATCAGCGGCGGAGGGTTGAAGACGGAGACGGAGATGGCCATGACCCGGGACGACATCGTCTACGCCACCTTCCATCTCCCCCTTTCCGAGCCGAAGGTGATCCCAGTGGTAGCGCAGGTCATGCACAGCGAGAACATCAAGCGCGGCAGCGGCGTCATCTACAGCGCCGGGCTCCGCTTCATGCACATCAACGAGAGGGACCGCGACGCGATAGTACGGTTCGTCTGCAACGAGGAGATCAAGAGGATCAGGATCAGCAGGAAGGATTTCTACTCCCTCGGCGGCTAAAAGAGGCTTTGCGGCGGTGGCTCAGAACTCCCCGAGAAGTGAATAAATTGACTGTTTTGAGATGTAATGCCCCTTCGGTGATCCGAAAGGGCTTTATTTTTTTCCAAGCAATTCCAGCAGGCGCTCATTCTCCTCCCTGAGCCGCACCGCCACCCTGAAAAACCGCCCGTCCAGTCCCTCGAAGTTTCCGCAATCCCTCACCAGCACCCCTTCTGGAGTGAGCCTTTCACGCAGCTCGCGCGCGCTCCGTCCGTCGCAGATCTCCACCAGCAGGTAGTTCGCCCGGGAAGGGAAAACCCGGAGTCCGGGGATGGCTGAAAGGCCCCTTGCCAGCCGCTCCCGTTCGGCGTCCACGTACTCCCTGGTGCGCGCGCAATAACCTGCATCCATAAGCGCCGCGACGCCTGCGACCTGGGCCGCAGTATTGACGCTCCACGGGTCCTGCAGCGCGGCGATGGCCTCGACGGTTTCGGGCGCGGCGATGGCGTACCCCAGGCGCAGCCCCGGGATGGCGAAGAACTTGGTCATGGAGCGCAGCAGGACCGCCCGCGGAGAGTGGCGAATCAGCTCTTTCGCCGACTCCTCCTCGCAGAAGTCCATGAACGCCTCGTCCAGCACCAGGAAAGTGCCGTGCTCGCGGCAGAGCTCCACCACCGTCTCCATCTCGCGTCGAGGCACCAGGGCCCCGGTGGGGTTCCCCGGGTTGCAGATGAAGACCATGTCGACCCCCTCCCCGAGCTTTTCCCATAAAAGGGGGAGCGGCAGTGCGAAGTTGTCGGCGCTGGACAGGGTCAGGTAGTCGATCTCCCATCCGGCGCGATCGAGCGCCTCGGCGTACTCGGCGAAAGCGGGCGCCACTATGAGTCCCTTTCTCCCGCCCACTACCCGGGGAAGGAGGTGTATCAACTCTGTGGAACCGCTGGCCGGGAGGATCTCCTCGGCGCGGATCCCGTGGTAGGCCGCGATTCTCTCCCTCAATTCGGCAGCGCCCTTGTCGGGGTAATGTAGCAGGCGGTCCAGGCAGCCGGTCAGTGCATCGCGCACCCCCGGCGACATGCCTAGCGGGTTGATGCTCGCCGAGAAGTCGAGGATCTGCTCAGGCGCTACTCCCAGCATCCTGGCG from Citrifermentans bremense harbors:
- a CDS encoding metal ABC transporter substrate-binding protein, giving the protein MKRLLMLMLLLALVAAGCSRQQESDDRLQVVTTLFPLYDFAKRIGGEKAQVTLLLPPGTEPHSFEPRPEDVVRVNRADLFIYTNPVMEPWASSIVNAIDRGKVGIVEGSKGIALQPPEPDPYDPHHEAHAQADPHVWLDFGNAQVIARNIQDAFIGRDPANKAYYQQNAAKLIADLSALDERFRQTLAQCPKKVLLHGGHYAFGYLARHYGLKYISASAVNADAEPTPAKLAELVQIMRRENLHYVYTEELLSPRVAETIARETGAKVLMLRAGHNVTRDDLARGVSFISLMDENLKNLKTGLQ
- a CDS encoding Fur family transcriptional regulator, yielding MEQRHAVALKQFNMKATPKRLAILALLEAEHGYASPEELWKRLRDRFDRVGLPTVYRILEELAASGILSKVIHPNRQLYYYFCSNQEHHHHFVCLSCRKVEDIPSCGIEALEREVSLKNGGKVLSHILQLNGLCRGCADKGVAA
- a CDS encoding PilZ-like domain-containing protein, with product MQNETCNYRDYFHAGQKARVEMALAGDRVFNDGAIVTSVHDTEIRLRLFRERLPADVHLHQAPLVVRVGASGNSYRCNGVVLGDLTEEELRVEFVDRVTPEDQREYFRLNTEIPVILFNVTAGTAEESGSGGLRVAAQDSLPRIVNISGGGLKTETEMAMTRDDIVYATFHLPLSEPKVIPVVAQVMHSENIKRGSGVIYSAGLRFMHINERDRDAIVRFVCNEEIKRIRISRKDFYSLGG
- the cobD gene encoding threonine-phosphate decarboxylase CobD; protein product: MSKKHEHGGNVFAVARMLGVAPEQILDFSASINPLGMSPGVRDALTGCLDRLLHYPDKGAAELRERIAAYHGIRAEEILPASGSTELIHLLPRVVGGRKGLIVAPAFAEYAEALDRAGWEIDYLTLSSADNFALPLPLLWEKLGEGVDMVFICNPGNPTGALVPRREMETVVELCREHGTFLVLDEAFMDFCEEESAKELIRHSPRAVLLRSMTKFFAIPGLRLGYAIAAPETVEAIAALQDPWSVNTAAQVAGVAALMDAGYCARTREYVDAERERLARGLSAIPGLRVFPSRANYLLVEICDGRSARELRERLTPEGVLVRDCGNFEGLDGRFFRVAVRLREENERLLELLGKK